One part of the Mycolicibacterium aromaticivorans JS19b1 = JCM 16368 genome encodes these proteins:
- the lysA gene encoding diaminopimelate decarboxylase: MNDPDLLGLFPPGTLMADGGLTVGGCRLDELAAEFGTPVMVVAEDAVRQRARDYLKAFRSRWARADVAFASKAFPCTAIQRLASEEGLLLDVAGGGEIATGLAAGADPARMLLHGNAKTDEEIGMAVGNGVGLIVVDNFDDIDRLERIVEPGTRQACLVRVVPGIEADTHAAVATGHAGSKFGLLPADARVAIERIRRSRVLRCDGVHTHVGSQLLDAEQLAAAVAPVAELGSFDVYDFGGGLGVRYTYVDQPPTVDAYAHAIVEKARGLLPAEARIIVEPGRSMTAAAACTVYRVTTVKHGVVTHVAVDGGMGDNLEVSLYGQRFEATLVDRVGGGACVTVVGRHCESGDQLIDVVPLDNPVVGDLLAVPVTGAYCYTMSNQYNGARRIPVVFAGNGDARLVVRRDTWADLLARDV; the protein is encoded by the coding sequence ATGAACGATCCCGATCTACTCGGTCTGTTCCCACCCGGCACCCTCATGGCCGACGGCGGGCTGACCGTCGGGGGCTGCCGCCTCGATGAGCTGGCGGCCGAATTCGGCACCCCGGTCATGGTGGTCGCCGAGGACGCGGTGCGCCAGCGAGCCAGGGACTATCTGAAGGCGTTCCGCAGCAGGTGGGCCCGAGCGGATGTGGCTTTCGCGTCGAAAGCATTCCCCTGCACCGCAATTCAGCGACTGGCCAGCGAGGAAGGGCTACTACTCGACGTCGCCGGCGGGGGAGAGATCGCCACCGGCTTGGCTGCCGGCGCTGACCCGGCGCGGATGCTGTTGCACGGCAACGCCAAGACCGACGAAGAAATCGGCATGGCCGTCGGCAATGGTGTCGGCCTGATCGTTGTCGACAACTTCGACGACATCGACCGGCTGGAACGCATCGTCGAGCCGGGCACCAGGCAGGCCTGCTTGGTGCGCGTCGTGCCCGGTATCGAAGCCGACACCCATGCCGCGGTGGCGACCGGGCATGCCGGCTCGAAATTCGGTCTGCTGCCCGCGGACGCGCGGGTGGCGATCGAGAGGATCCGCCGCAGCCGGGTGTTGCGCTGCGACGGGGTGCACACTCACGTCGGCTCGCAGCTCCTCGACGCCGAACAGCTCGCCGCCGCCGTGGCACCGGTCGCCGAGCTGGGCAGCTTCGACGTATACGACTTCGGCGGCGGGCTCGGGGTGCGCTACACCTACGTTGATCAGCCTCCGACGGTCGACGCCTACGCCCACGCCATCGTCGAGAAGGCGCGCGGACTGCTTCCCGCCGAGGCTCGCATCATCGTGGAACCCGGCCGGTCGATGACAGCGGCCGCTGCCTGCACGGTCTACCGGGTGACCACCGTCAAACACGGGGTCGTCACCCATGTCGCGGTCGACGGCGGGATGGGCGACAACCTCGAGGTGTCGCTGTACGGACAACGGTTCGAGGCGACCCTCGTCGACCGGGTCGGTGGGGGAGCCTGCGTCACCGTCGTCGGCAGGCACTGCGAATCCGGCGACCAGCTGATCGACGTTGTCCCCCTTGACAATCCGGTGGTCGGCGATCTGCTGGCCGTTCCGGTCACCGGGGCGTACTGCTACACGATGTCCAATCAGTACAACGGCGCGCGCCGCATCCCGGTGGTGTTCGCCGGGAACGGCGACGCCCGGCTCGTGGTGCGCCGGGACACCTGGGCCGACCTGCTGGCCCGTGATGTTTAA
- a CDS encoding glucosamine-6-phosphate deaminase, with protein sequence MKVTVVDDDIFATIAATALLAGLPSGGPTLGVATGGTPMRVYAELASRSRRGEVDLSGATVVALDEYVGLDADDPRSYAAYVRTRIADPLGIPSPNVHVPQGDSADPVAAAEAFEQQIAEAAGVDVQIAGIGSNGHLAFNEPGSALDSTTRVVELSEQTRHDNARFFGGRVEDVPRRAITQGLATIGRARSILLLAAGSAKADALAAALCGPVDAAVPASVLQRHADVTVIADRAAWSRMA encoded by the coding sequence ATGAAAGTGACCGTCGTCGACGACGACATCTTCGCCACCATCGCGGCCACCGCGCTGTTGGCGGGGCTGCCGTCCGGCGGACCCACCCTCGGGGTGGCCACCGGCGGCACCCCGATGCGGGTGTACGCCGAGTTGGCATCACGCAGCCGCCGCGGCGAGGTCGACCTCTCCGGTGCCACGGTGGTCGCACTCGACGAGTACGTCGGCCTCGACGCCGATGACCCCCGCAGCTATGCGGCGTATGTGCGCACGCGCATCGCCGACCCGCTGGGCATCCCGTCCCCCAATGTTCATGTGCCGCAGGGAGATAGCGCCGATCCGGTCGCGGCTGCGGAGGCGTTCGAACAGCAGATCGCCGAGGCGGCCGGTGTCGATGTCCAGATCGCCGGGATCGGCTCCAATGGGCACCTGGCGTTCAACGAGCCCGGCTCGGCGCTCGATTCGACCACGCGGGTGGTGGAGCTGTCCGAACAGACCCGGCACGACAACGCCCGGTTCTTCGGCGGCCGGGTCGAGGACGTGCCGCGGCGGGCGATCACCCAGGGCCTGGCGACGATCGGTCGCGCACGTTCCATCCTGCTGCTGGCGGCCGGCTCGGCAAAGGCCGACGCACTGGCGGCCGCACTGTGCGGACCCGTCGACGCCGCTGTCCCGGCATCGGTGTTGCAGCGGCACGCCGATGTCACGGTGATCGCCGACCGCGCGGCATGGAGCAGGATGGCGTGA
- a CDS encoding xylulokinase translates to MTAPVLIGIDLGTSAVKVVAVDHDGAVVASARSEYATRRPEHEAAEQDPHHWWEALGAAGDAVAGMVSPRRWRAIGLSAMLPTLVELDAAFEPVGAAITWEDGRAERQADRLRAVVGDAELYRITGQRVDGRYLAPMHARLQELGNAGTTVAGAKDVLFHQLTGALLTDPSTAAGSAVFDLERGCWSAELVAASGLPDLPQVADSATALPLTQRWRQRWGVPGELPVVLGAADSVLGVLGVGARGHGEVGVIAGTSAVVLGISDRPIRDPAMRYLITPLAGSGWGLEMDLLAMGSAFDAVAALFGLDGPADLLEAAAAVALADAPLFLPYLSPGEQGALWDPSLTGTLQGLRLGMGVGHIGRALLTGIVVELRRCVDVLSAATGESGPVRLGGGSAVSPLMWQDIADATGREVWVDPAVTDHSAIGAALFAASATGSPIVRDDAPRIVSPRPERHGWWTECLVHHDDARLRARAKVNR, encoded by the coding sequence GTGACCGCACCGGTACTCATCGGCATCGACCTCGGCACCTCAGCGGTCAAGGTCGTCGCGGTCGATCACGACGGGGCGGTCGTGGCATCTGCGCGCTCGGAGTATGCCACCCGGCGTCCCGAACACGAAGCCGCCGAACAAGATCCGCATCATTGGTGGGAGGCGCTGGGAGCGGCCGGCGACGCCGTGGCCGGCATGGTCTCGCCGCGGCGATGGCGTGCGATCGGGCTGAGCGCGATGCTGCCGACACTGGTCGAGCTGGACGCGGCGTTCGAGCCGGTGGGAGCGGCGATCACCTGGGAGGACGGCCGGGCTGAGCGGCAGGCAGACCGGTTACGTGCCGTGGTCGGGGACGCCGAGCTCTATCGGATCACCGGACAACGCGTCGACGGGCGGTACCTGGCTCCGATGCACGCTCGGCTGCAGGAGCTGGGCAACGCTGGTACGACTGTCGCCGGCGCCAAGGACGTGCTGTTCCACCAGCTGACCGGGGCGTTGCTCACCGACCCCAGCACCGCGGCGGGCAGCGCCGTCTTCGATCTCGAACGTGGTTGTTGGAGTGCGGAGTTGGTCGCCGCGTCCGGTCTGCCGGACTTACCCCAGGTGGCCGATTCGGCCACCGCACTGCCGCTCACGCAACGATGGCGGCAGCGGTGGGGAGTGCCGGGGGAGCTGCCCGTGGTGCTGGGCGCGGCGGACTCGGTGCTCGGCGTACTCGGAGTGGGGGCGCGCGGTCACGGCGAAGTCGGGGTGATCGCCGGTACCAGTGCTGTCGTGCTCGGTATTTCCGATCGGCCGATTCGCGACCCCGCCATGCGCTACCTGATCACCCCGCTCGCCGGGTCCGGCTGGGGGCTCGAAATGGATCTGCTGGCAATGGGTTCGGCGTTCGACGCCGTCGCGGCTCTCTTCGGCCTGGACGGACCGGCCGATCTCCTCGAGGCGGCGGCCGCGGTGGCGCTCGCCGATGCACCGTTGTTCCTGCCGTACCTGTCGCCAGGGGAGCAGGGCGCCCTGTGGGACCCCAGCCTGACCGGCACCCTGCAGGGGCTCCGGCTGGGGATGGGTGTCGGCCATATCGGCCGGGCACTGCTGACCGGGATCGTGGTCGAACTGCGCCGGTGCGTCGACGTGCTGTCCGCCGCGACGGGTGAGTCGGGTCCGGTCCGGCTCGGCGGCGGTAGCGCGGTGAGCCCGCTGATGTGGCAGGACATCGCGGATGCGACGGGACGAGAGGTGTGGGTGGATCCGGCGGTGACCGACCATTCGGCGATCGGTGCGGCGCTGTTCGCCGCGAGCGCGACCGGGAGCCCGATCGTCCGCGACGATGCCCCGCGGATCGTTTCGCCCCGACCCGAACGGCACGGCTGGTGGACCGAATGCCTGGTCCACCATGACGACGCACGGCTGCGGGCCCGCGCGAAGGTGAACCGATGA
- a CDS encoding aspartate aminotransferase family protein, which yields MHFTDAYAARTPVTKALYERAKRTIPGGAGSTARLPRNGWKPYPIVMAHGSGSRLTDVDGNTYIDYLLGLGPMILGHRHPVVTGAVTEAIRDLGTCFGLPYELEIEAAEKVVAAVPGIEQVRFTNSGSEAVGTAVRLARATTGRRIVVRFEGHYHGWQDTVYWSNHVDPELAGPADHPRPVAMGPGVPAELEDTLVVLTWNDPDSFVDLMNRRGDEIAAVLTEPAVFNTGCILPEPGYLELLRSETRKHGALLIFDEVITGFRFARGGAQEWFGVTPDLTTLAKGLGGGFPVAAVGGSTEAMHLVAEGVYSHSGTYNANVVQCAAVSATMDLLAEPGLYERQRALGHRLAAGLGELAAERGLDAYCEGLGTVFQLWFADGPIHNWRDAVSHADEALFTRWYEEMVIRGVLFHPLQFENLFVSLVHDDRDIDETLQAAADALTVVARTRTPASRS from the coding sequence ATGCACTTCACCGATGCTTACGCAGCCCGGACCCCCGTCACCAAGGCGCTGTACGAACGGGCCAAGCGAACGATCCCCGGCGGTGCGGGCTCGACGGCCCGGCTGCCCCGCAACGGGTGGAAGCCCTATCCGATCGTGATGGCGCACGGCAGCGGATCGCGCCTGACCGATGTGGACGGCAACACCTACATCGACTACCTGCTGGGGCTTGGCCCGATGATCCTCGGGCATCGCCATCCGGTCGTGACCGGCGCTGTCACCGAGGCGATCCGCGATCTCGGCACGTGCTTCGGGTTGCCGTATGAGCTGGAGATCGAAGCAGCCGAAAAGGTGGTGGCCGCAGTACCCGGTATCGAACAGGTCCGATTCACCAATTCCGGATCCGAGGCGGTCGGTACGGCCGTGCGGCTGGCCAGGGCGACCACGGGACGGCGAATCGTGGTCCGATTCGAGGGGCACTACCACGGCTGGCAGGACACCGTGTACTGGTCCAATCACGTCGACCCGGAGCTGGCCGGGCCCGCCGACCATCCCCGGCCGGTCGCGATGGGCCCGGGGGTCCCCGCCGAACTGGAGGACACCCTGGTCGTGCTGACGTGGAACGACCCGGACAGTTTCGTCGACCTGATGAACCGGCGCGGCGACGAGATCGCCGCCGTGCTCACCGAACCCGCGGTCTTCAACACCGGGTGCATCCTGCCCGAACCCGGTTATCTGGAACTGCTGCGCAGTGAAACCCGCAAGCACGGCGCCCTGCTGATCTTCGACGAGGTGATCACCGGTTTCCGGTTTGCCCGCGGCGGTGCCCAGGAATGGTTCGGGGTCACACCGGATCTCACCACCCTGGCCAAGGGCCTCGGCGGCGGTTTCCCGGTCGCCGCGGTCGGCGGCTCGACGGAGGCCATGCACCTGGTTGCCGAGGGCGTCTACTCCCACTCGGGTACCTACAACGCCAACGTCGTGCAATGCGCCGCGGTGTCGGCGACCATGGACCTGCTGGCCGAACCGGGGTTGTACGAGCGGCAGCGGGCACTGGGGCATCGTCTGGCCGCTGGTCTCGGCGAGCTGGCTGCCGAGCGCGGCCTGGATGCCTACTGTGAGGGACTCGGCACGGTGTTCCAGTTGTGGTTCGCCGACGGTCCTATCCACAACTGGCGCGACGCGGTGAGCCATGCCGACGAGGCTCTGTTCACCCGGTGGTACGAGGAGATGGTGATTCGCGGGGTGTTGTTCCATCCGCTGCAGTTCGAGAATCTGTTCGTGTCGCTGGTCCACGACGACCGCGACATCGACGAGACGCTCCAGGCCGCCGCTGACGCGCTGACCGTCGTGGCCCGCACCCGGACGCCCGCGTCCCGGTCGTGA
- a CDS encoding APC family permease, producing the protein MTQDTAAPAVGLRSGALRAVDVVVMALASSGPIQSVAVSLAAILATVAYAGFVPILICFVPMLGIALGYQRLHAWQPSAGATYTWVGRVLNPHAGFFAGWIMLLYYTVGTTSLTIPLGSYLLSFFSDHAADSPVAVAVVGTVFDLMVTAVAALGVALSARFQLGWAIFEYALLIGFAVLAVIFIARGNGDVVKPSMSWFTVEGAGGFKSLISGVLLAIFLYSGWDTAAYVGEEASGRTAGRAAVTSVVLLFVIYSVSVLAFQGIAPIQDMQDHAANILAFVGERIGGGFWANVMIVAVLGGTLASLLAAIVSASRIGFAMGRDRVVPPWLARVSGKYGTPLNATILFGLLNIAFLWGSTLIGAVGEALANIVSTLGLMAAIFYLLTAVTAIWCYRRQIVSSAKDFVIGGLMPGLGAAFMAFVVVYSITSGSLNGIELGFGVGLALVGLLLSVISAKVGKAPFYTAPQNPH; encoded by the coding sequence ATGACCCAGGACACCGCTGCCCCGGCTGTGGGACTGCGGTCAGGTGCACTGCGCGCGGTGGACGTGGTGGTGATGGCACTGGCCAGTTCGGGGCCCATTCAGAGCGTGGCTGTCTCACTGGCCGCGATCCTGGCGACCGTCGCGTACGCCGGTTTCGTGCCGATCCTCATCTGCTTCGTCCCGATGCTCGGCATCGCACTCGGTTACCAACGTCTGCACGCATGGCAACCGAGTGCGGGGGCGACGTACACGTGGGTGGGCCGTGTGCTCAACCCGCATGCAGGGTTCTTCGCCGGCTGGATCATGTTGCTGTACTACACGGTCGGTACGACGAGCCTGACCATCCCGCTGGGAAGCTACCTGCTCAGCTTCTTCTCCGATCATGCCGCCGACAGCCCGGTCGCGGTGGCCGTGGTGGGGACCGTGTTCGACCTGATGGTCACCGCAGTGGCAGCACTGGGCGTGGCCCTATCAGCCAGGTTCCAATTGGGCTGGGCCATCTTCGAATACGCGTTGCTCATCGGGTTCGCGGTACTGGCCGTGATATTCATCGCCCGCGGCAATGGTGACGTGGTCAAGCCCAGCATGTCGTGGTTCACGGTCGAGGGGGCGGGCGGCTTCAAGTCGTTGATATCGGGCGTGCTGCTGGCGATCTTCCTGTACTCGGGCTGGGACACCGCCGCCTACGTCGGCGAGGAAGCCTCCGGCCGCACCGCCGGACGGGCCGCAGTGACCAGCGTTGTCCTGCTCTTCGTCATCTACTCGGTGTCGGTGCTGGCCTTCCAGGGCATCGCGCCGATACAGGACATGCAGGATCACGCGGCGAACATCCTTGCGTTCGTAGGGGAACGGATCGGTGGCGGCTTCTGGGCGAACGTGATGATCGTCGCGGTACTCGGCGGCACCCTCGCGTCGTTGCTGGCGGCGATCGTCAGCGCTTCGAGGATCGGGTTCGCGATGGGACGGGACCGTGTCGTGCCGCCCTGGCTGGCGCGCGTGAGCGGCAAGTACGGCACACCGTTGAACGCGACAATCCTGTTCGGTCTGCTCAACATCGCATTCCTCTGGGGCTCAACGCTTATCGGCGCGGTGGGCGAGGCGCTGGCCAACATCGTGAGCACGCTCGGATTAATGGCTGCGATCTTCTATCTGCTGACCGCGGTGACCGCAATCTGGTGCTACCGGCGCCAGATCGTCTCCTCAGCCAAGGATTTCGTCATCGGGGGACTGATGCCGGGCCTGGGCGCGGCGTTCATGGCGTTCGTCGTCGTCTACTCGATCACCTCGGGGTCGCTGAACGGAATCGAACTCGGGTTCGGTGTCGGCCTTGCCCTGGTCGGGCTGTTGCTGTCCGTCATCTCGGCAAAAGTCGGCAAGGCGCCGTTCTACACCGCGCCACAAAATCCGCACTGA
- a CDS encoding M20 family metallopeptidase, whose protein sequence is MTVTREEAIELLEAMVRIDSVTPWLIPGGAGEGDIARFTRDWLADLGLEATLEEVEPGRPNVMAWLRGSAPGPTICLSAHSDTVGYANWADSALHPVVEGDRMIGLGVADDKGGCAAAMLAVRELVRSGTELAGNVLVALVIDEEGVSIGTEHLVAHHAAEIDLAINLEPDGSHTIYGEHQGFGWIDIVVHGEPAHGSAPDKGVDAIVHMAEVVTRLHRLDETRWKPNPDPKNGRTVFHTGTIRGGTDYATYPNQAVLGIEIGTQPGESLADRVAEIETIFAEVTESEPRFRGEVVVRLDRDPFTGAGNESLLSALGDATEAVNGVRSPVTGLNAWTDAALFQSAGIPTVLFGPEGGNYHAAQEWVSIPDMIATAEILRQTLVTLIGRKDGDS, encoded by the coding sequence ATGACCGTCACTCGTGAGGAAGCGATCGAGCTACTCGAGGCGATGGTTCGAATCGACTCCGTGACGCCCTGGCTGATCCCGGGCGGGGCCGGCGAGGGCGACATCGCCCGCTTCACACGCGACTGGCTGGCCGACCTCGGGCTGGAGGCGACGCTGGAGGAGGTGGAACCCGGCCGCCCCAACGTAATGGCCTGGTTGCGGGGCAGCGCGCCGGGCCCGACGATCTGTCTGTCCGCGCACAGCGACACCGTCGGCTACGCGAACTGGGCTGACAGCGCACTGCACCCGGTCGTCGAAGGTGACCGGATGATCGGACTCGGCGTGGCCGACGACAAGGGCGGCTGCGCCGCCGCGATGCTCGCGGTGCGCGAACTGGTGCGCTCCGGAACAGAATTGGCGGGCAATGTATTGGTCGCCCTGGTCATCGACGAGGAGGGAGTCAGCATCGGCACCGAGCACCTTGTCGCCCACCATGCCGCCGAGATCGACCTCGCCATCAACCTCGAACCCGACGGTTCCCACACCATCTACGGCGAACACCAGGGGTTCGGCTGGATCGACATCGTGGTGCACGGCGAGCCGGCGCACGGTTCGGCACCCGACAAGGGTGTCGACGCCATCGTGCACATGGCCGAGGTGGTGACCCGCCTGCACCGGCTCGACGAGACACGCTGGAAACCTAACCCCGATCCCAAGAACGGCCGAACTGTGTTCCATACCGGGACGATTCGCGGCGGCACCGACTACGCCACCTATCCCAACCAGGCCGTGCTGGGGATCGAGATCGGTACCCAGCCTGGCGAGTCGCTGGCTGACCGGGTCGCCGAGATCGAGACGATCTTCGCCGAGGTCACCGAATCCGAGCCGCGTTTTCGCGGGGAGGTCGTCGTCCGCCTTGACCGCGATCCCTTCACGGGTGCGGGCAACGAGTCACTGCTGAGCGCACTCGGTGACGCGACGGAAGCCGTCAACGGGGTCCGCTCACCGGTGACCGGTCTCAACGCGTGGACTGACGCCGCGTTGTTCCAAAGTGCCGGTATCCCAACGGTTTTGTTTGGCCCGGAAGGTGGCAACTACCACGCGGCCCAGGAGTGGGTGTCCATTCCCGACATGATCGCGACCGCCGAGATCCTGCGCCAGACCCTGGTGACGCTCATCGGTCGGAAGGACGGTGATTCCTGA
- a CDS encoding oligopeptide/dipeptide ABC transporter ATP-binding protein produces MTEPVVAEVRDLHVHYPVRHGRRRLTARAVDGVDLSVHEGEIVALVGESGCGKTTVARTLMRLVEPSSGTVSVGGVDITHASGAALRRQRREFQMIFQDPFESLPVNATAVDVVSEGLAIHRADLDAAARRGVALAALEMCGLTPAGTIAHRRIFQLSGGQRQRVAIAAALALQPRLLVADEPVSMLDVSLRAGVIRVLLDMRERLDVAILFITHDLALAGVFADRVAVLYLGRVVEQGRAADVIGTPRHPYTRALVDVMPKAGSGRRTARGLLSGEPPNATATAPGCRFAPRCPLYRQLGEPERCRAEQPLLTDAAPEHQVACHFSDLAKSPTPKENTT; encoded by the coding sequence ATGACCGAGCCGGTGGTTGCGGAGGTACGCGACCTGCATGTGCACTATCCGGTCCGGCACGGTCGGCGCAGGCTGACCGCACGCGCGGTCGACGGTGTCGATCTGTCCGTACACGAAGGGGAGATCGTGGCGCTGGTCGGTGAATCCGGCTGCGGCAAAACCACTGTCGCGCGCACCCTGATGCGGCTGGTCGAACCCAGCTCGGGGACGGTGTCGGTCGGGGGTGTGGACATCACCCACGCCAGCGGTGCCGCGTTGCGCAGACAGCGCCGCGAGTTCCAGATGATCTTCCAGGACCCGTTCGAAAGCCTGCCGGTCAACGCGACCGCGGTCGACGTCGTCAGCGAGGGACTGGCGATCCACCGGGCTGACCTGGATGCGGCGGCGCGACGAGGGGTCGCGTTGGCGGCACTGGAGATGTGCGGGCTGACGCCGGCCGGGACGATCGCACACCGCCGCATCTTCCAATTATCCGGTGGGCAGCGCCAGCGGGTCGCGATCGCGGCCGCACTCGCGCTGCAGCCCCGGCTGCTGGTGGCCGACGAGCCGGTGTCCATGCTCGACGTCTCGTTGCGTGCCGGAGTCATCCGGGTGCTACTGGATATGCGCGAACGTCTGGACGTGGCAATCCTTTTCATCACCCACGATCTTGCGCTCGCGGGTGTCTTCGCGGATCGCGTCGCCGTTCTCTACCTGGGTCGCGTGGTCGAGCAGGGTCGCGCCGCCGATGTGATCGGTACACCCCGGCATCCCTACACCCGTGCGCTGGTGGATGTCATGCCCAAGGCGGGTAGCGGCAGGCGGACAGCCCGCGGGCTGTTGAGCGGTGAGCCGCCCAACGCCACCGCCACCGCACCAGGTTGCCGGTTCGCGCCGCGTTGTCCGCTGTACCGGCAGCTCGGTGAACCCGAGCGCTGCCGTGCCGAGCAACCGCTGCTCACCGACGCCGCGCCGGAACACCAAGTGGCGTGCCATTTTTCAGATCTCGCAAAATCACCAACACCGAAGGAGAACACCACATGA
- a CDS encoding ABC transporter ATP-binding protein, giving the protein MSLLSVRNLSVTYRGGVRAVDGVDLDVTAGEVVGLAGESGCGKSTLALAVARLLPAGAVAAADEMTFAGTDLSTVAEAGLRALRWRRLSLVFQGAMNGFNPVMTIGDQIREAIRAHEPEIDRKAVRRRVAELLTQVGIASGRAADYPHQLSGGMKQRAMIAMALACRPDLVIADEPTTALDVMTQAQILELIRGLADELGLAMLIISHDLTVLSELCDRVAVMYAGRIVERGNAEEILSSNSEPAHPYTRRLLDCYPRLDSGQASINGIPGSPPDLAHPPAGCRFNDRCVEKLPRCASDDPALHRVPGAAAHFAACHLVGACA; this is encoded by the coding sequence ATGAGCCTGTTGAGCGTTCGCAACCTGAGTGTCACCTACCGCGGTGGCGTTCGCGCGGTGGACGGTGTCGACCTGGACGTGACCGCCGGCGAGGTGGTCGGGTTGGCCGGCGAATCCGGCTGCGGGAAGAGCACCTTGGCGCTCGCCGTGGCCCGTCTGCTGCCAGCCGGCGCTGTGGCGGCCGCCGACGAGATGACCTTCGCAGGCACGGATCTGAGCACCGTCGCCGAGGCCGGGCTGCGGGCACTGCGCTGGCGAAGGCTGTCGCTGGTGTTCCAGGGTGCGATGAACGGGTTCAACCCGGTGATGACGATCGGCGATCAGATACGTGAGGCGATCCGGGCGCACGAACCGGAGATCGACCGCAAGGCGGTGCGGCGCCGGGTCGCCGAGTTGCTGACCCAGGTGGGGATCGCCTCGGGCCGGGCAGCCGACTATCCCCACCAGTTGTCCGGCGGGATGAAGCAACGGGCGATGATCGCGATGGCGCTGGCTTGCCGTCCCGACCTGGTGATCGCCGATGAACCCACGACTGCCCTCGACGTCATGACCCAGGCCCAGATCCTGGAGCTGATCCGCGGTCTGGCCGACGAACTGGGCTTGGCGATGCTGATCATCTCCCACGACCTCACCGTGCTGTCCGAACTGTGCGACCGGGTCGCGGTTATGTATGCCGGGCGCATCGTCGAACGCGGGAATGCCGAGGAGATCTTGAGCTCGAACTCCGAGCCCGCACACCCGTACACCCGCAGACTGCTGGACTGCTATCCCCGATTGGACTCCGGGCAGGCATCGATAAACGGAATCCCGGGCAGCCCACCCGATCTCGCGCACCCGCCCGCTGGCTGCCGATTCAACGACCGGTGTGTTGAGAAGCTGCCTCGGTGCGCGAGCGACGACCCGGCGCTGCACCGGGTGCCCGGTGCTGCCGCTCACTTCGCGGCATGCCATCTGGTGGGAGCATGCGCATGA
- a CDS encoding ABC transporter permease, producing MTGPLMDPSLEPEEPAAAHVPGGWRGVLHQLFADPMGRTGLLTVLAVMVVAIVGPLLAPYDRTHVADTRAGILLRPSNAHWLGTDELGRDVLRQVLAGTSVSLEIGLIATVVTVFIGTLVGVLAGWFTGFIDAVLMRITDFFLVLPNLPLMIALGAIIGQSLPMIVLVIAITSWPSTARIVRSQALALREREVVARAKTVGLSSAGILWRLILPGVLALVIANAVLVIAGSILAEATLSFLGLGDPTRTSWGQILHNAFAAGAVGNGFWWYFLPPGIGIVLVVLAFSLVGQSLERILNPRLAVAE from the coding sequence ATGACCGGACCGCTGATGGACCCCTCCCTCGAACCCGAGGAACCTGCGGCGGCACACGTGCCGGGCGGCTGGCGTGGAGTGCTGCATCAACTCTTCGCCGACCCGATGGGCCGCACCGGACTGCTGACCGTTCTCGCGGTCATGGTCGTCGCGATCGTCGGTCCGCTGCTGGCGCCCTACGACCGCACCCACGTCGCCGACACTCGCGCCGGAATCCTGTTGCGGCCCAGTAACGCCCACTGGCTGGGCACCGACGAACTCGGTCGCGACGTGTTGCGGCAGGTACTGGCCGGAACATCGGTGTCATTGGAGATCGGGCTTATCGCCACTGTCGTCACCGTGTTCATCGGAACCCTGGTCGGGGTGCTGGCGGGCTGGTTCACCGGCTTCATAGACGCCGTGCTGATGCGGATCACCGACTTCTTCCTAGTGCTGCCCAACCTGCCGTTGATGATCGCGCTCGGTGCGATCATCGGGCAGAGCCTGCCGATGATCGTTCTGGTCATCGCGATCACCAGTTGGCCGAGTACGGCGCGAATCGTCCGCTCTCAGGCGCTGGCGCTGCGTGAACGCGAGGTGGTGGCCCGCGCCAAAACCGTCGGCCTGTCCTCGGCGGGCATCCTGTGGCGACTGATCCTGCCCGGGGTGCTCGCATTGGTGATCGCCAACGCCGTGCTGGTCATCGCCGGGTCGATTCTCGCCGAGGCCACGCTTTCCTTCCTGGGCCTCGGCGATCCGACCCGAACGTCGTGGGGCCAGATCCTGCACAACGCTTTCGCCGCCGGGGCTGTGGGCAACGGTTTCTGGTGGTACTTCCTGCCGCCGGGCATCGGCATCGTGCTGGTAGTGCTGGCGTTTTCGCTCGTCGGGCAGAGTCTGGAACGCATCCTCAACCCTCGGCTGGCGGTGGCCGAATGA